The following are encoded in a window of Castanea sativa cultivar Marrone di Chiusa Pesio chromosome 5, ASM4071231v1 genomic DNA:
- the LOC142636943 gene encoding uncharacterized protein LOC142636943, with product MAFLFNKFQEAVKTLAKSPTFARDPRQLQFESDINRLFLYTSYNRLGRDAEEADAEEIIEMASKASLADQQKLVQENIHAQIKSFSMSMDEILLPDSKRIGEAHELPPQPTAAPRRSGLGFAVGRHDQPTDHPGTSTNEIETDSLVHFYLGMGVGFTTGFWAICGAFFFNRTWRHAFSDLLMTLKIGCM from the exons ATGGCTTTTCTATTCAACAAATTCCAAgag GCTGTGAAAACTCTTGCAAAAAGTCCCACTTTTGCTAGGGATCCAAGACAGTTACAATTTGAATCAGACATAAATAGATTATTTCTATATACCAG CTACAACCGTTTGGGAAGGGATGCTGAGGAGGCAGATGCTGAGGAGATCATTGAAATGGCTAGTAAAGCCTCTCTTGCTGATCAACAGAAGCTAGTCCAAGAAAACATCCATGCTCAGATTAAAAGTTTCTCCATGTCTATGGATGAAATTCTTCTTCCTGATTCTAAAAGGATAGGTGAGGCACACGAATTGCCTCCACAACCAACAGCTGCTCCTCGTCGGAGTGGCCTTGGTTTTGCTGTTGGCAGGCATGACCAACCTACTGACCATCCTG GTACCTCAACAAATGAAATTGAAACAGATAGCTTGGTCCA CTTCTATTTAGGTATGGGAGTTGGATTCACAACTGGTTTTTGGGCAATTTGTGGAGCTTTCTTCTTCAATAGGACTTGGAGGCATGCATTTTCAGATTTGCTGATGACATTAAAGATCGGATGTATGTGA